The following are from one region of the bacterium genome:
- the pgl gene encoding 6-phosphogluconolactonase: MMTRAVEILVAPAQNLYGRALAVWNEAASSALEEKGEFTAALSGGKTPEGLYRRLAEGTRRDRWAKIRLFQVDERHVPRSDPASNFAMIERILIEAVPIPPDRVHPVPILATPSASAREYDRVLRRVPPSGASGMPRLDLIFLGIGADGHTASLFPGSPALSVADRAAVEVVPAPAGPDRVTLTLPVLNNAGLVVFLATGPDKAEAVGRLFRGAAPPDPAALVSPNRTRVVYLLDTAAAAAIPGKAPDAPHA; encoded by the coding sequence ATGATGACGAGGGCAGTGGAGATCCTGGTGGCGCCGGCGCAGAACCTGTACGGCCGGGCCCTGGCGGTGTGGAATGAGGCCGCGTCCTCGGCGCTGGAGGAGAAGGGTGAATTCACGGCGGCTCTATCCGGGGGGAAGACCCCCGAGGGGCTGTACCGGCGCCTGGCCGAAGGCACCCGCCGCGACCGGTGGGCGAAGATCCGCCTGTTTCAGGTGGACGAACGACACGTGCCCCGGAGCGATCCGGCCAGTAATTTCGCCATGATCGAGCGCATCCTGATCGAGGCGGTCCCCATTCCTCCAGACCGGGTCCATCCGGTTCCCATCCTCGCCACCCCCTCCGCTTCGGCCCGGGAATACGACCGGGTCCTGCGGCGGGTTCCGCCTTCGGGCGCCTCCGGCATGCCGCGGCTCGATCTGATCTTTCTCGGCATCGGTGCCGACGGGCACACCGCTTCGCTCTTCCCCGGTTCCCCGGCGCTTTCCGTGGCCGACCGCGCCGCGGTCGAAGTAGTTCCCGCCCCCGCGGGTCCGGACCGCGTTACGCTTACCCTCCCGGTACTCAACAACGCCGGCCTCGTCGTCTTTCTGGCGACGGGGCCGGATAAAGCCGAAGCGGTGGGGCGCCTCTTCCGGGGGGCCGCCCCCCCCGATCCCGCCGCCCTGGTTTCGCCAAACCGCACCCGGGTAGTGTACCTCCTCGACACCGCCGCCGCCGCGGCCATCCCGGGAAAAGCTCCCGATGCGCCGCACGCCTGA
- the radA gene encoding DNA repair protein RadA, with protein MKAKTAYFCQECGTKSLKWMGKCPGCGSWNTMVEETLEGEGATASAGPPRWERRKPVPVTEIESSRESRLETGIGEIDRLLGGGLVAGSLILVGGEPGIGKSTILLQVGNALASAGHRVLYVSGEESVSQTGLRARRLGASASDLFLVSETNLDFILSYLEESAPSLVVVDSIQTMFKPEVASAPGSIAQVRECGARLMVTAKNSGIPVILVGHVTKSGAIAGPRVLEHMVDTVLYFEGDRHHAYRILRAVKNRFGSTDEIGIFQMGEKGLREVKNPSEIFLSQRGADIPGSVVVPCLEGERPILVEVQALVTYSTLAVPRRRATGVDLNRVLMLLAVLQGRAGLRLSEKDVFVNVAGGVKIGEPAADLAVAAAVVSTVKNRVIDPETVILGEVGLGGEVRAVRQVERRLKEAAKLGFGKAVIPAASRKGLKVPRGMRATGVAGVREAMEALFHE; from the coding sequence ATGAAAGCCAAGACGGCATATTTCTGCCAGGAATGCGGCACCAAATCCTTGAAATGGATGGGGAAGTGCCCGGGATGCGGTTCCTGGAACACGATGGTGGAGGAAACGCTGGAGGGAGAGGGCGCCACGGCGTCTGCGGGGCCGCCCCGCTGGGAGCGCCGGAAACCGGTACCCGTCACCGAGATCGAATCTTCCCGCGAATCCCGCCTGGAGACGGGTATCGGCGAGATCGACCGCCTTCTCGGCGGCGGCCTGGTCGCCGGGTCCCTGATCCTGGTGGGGGGGGAGCCGGGCATCGGGAAGTCGACGATCCTGCTCCAGGTCGGAAACGCCCTGGCTTCCGCCGGGCACCGGGTGCTGTACGTCAGCGGGGAGGAGTCAGTAAGCCAGACCGGTCTCCGGGCCCGGCGGCTGGGGGCTTCCGCTTCCGACCTTTTCCTGGTTTCGGAGACCAACCTCGACTTCATCCTCTCGTACCTGGAGGAGTCCGCTCCCTCCCTGGTGGTCGTCGATTCCATCCAGACCATGTTCAAACCCGAGGTCGCTTCCGCCCCGGGAAGCATCGCCCAGGTCAGGGAGTGCGGTGCGAGATTGATGGTGACGGCGAAAAACAGCGGGATCCCGGTGATTCTGGTCGGGCATGTGACCAAAAGCGGAGCCATCGCCGGCCCCCGGGTCTTGGAGCACATGGTGGATACGGTGCTTTATTTCGAAGGCGATCGCCATCACGCCTACCGGATACTGCGGGCGGTCAAGAACCGTTTCGGCTCCACCGACGAGATCGGGATTTTCCAGATGGGGGAAAAGGGACTTCGGGAAGTGAAAAATCCCTCGGAAATATTTCTTTCGCAACGGGGCGCGGACATACCGGGATCGGTGGTCGTTCCCTGTCTGGAAGGCGAACGCCCGATTCTGGTCGAGGTACAGGCGCTGGTCACGTATTCCACCCTGGCCGTCCCGCGCCGGCGAGCCACCGGGGTCGATCTCAACCGGGTTTTGATGCTCCTGGCGGTCCTGCAGGGCCGCGCCGGACTGCGGCTTTCGGAGAAGGACGTCTTCGTCAACGTGGCCGGGGGAGTAAAGATCGGGGAACCGGCGGCGGATCTGGCGGTCGCCGCCGCCGTCGTCTCCACGGTCAAGAACCGCGTCATCGATCCGGAGACGGTGATCCTGGGAGAAGTGGGGCTGGGGGGGGAAGTCCGGGCCGTCCGTCAGGTGGAACGGCGCCTCAAGGAAGCCGCCAAGCTGGGATTCGGGAAAGCGGTAATCCCCGCCGCTTCCCGGAAGGGCCTGAAAGTTCCGCGGGGGATGCGGGCCACGGGCGTCGCCGGGGTGAGGGAAGCCATGGAGGCGCTTTTTCATGAGTGA
- the ispD gene encoding 2-C-methyl-D-erythritol 4-phosphate cytidylyltransferase, whose translation MSEEKGIGAVIVAGGTGSRMGGEEEKLFIDLGGIPILALTLRSFQKCPEIERIVLAVSSRVAAGLEEKIFSIVGRRKISAVVPGGPRRQDSVLNGLGAFAPPPASVLVHDGDRPFVSPELIGTVSRRARKEPVILALRARDTIKLSDGRRIERTLDRDRIWQAQTPQGFPFGPFYRAHLRARAEGWEVTDDASIMEKAGFEVGIVEGTPENIKITAPCDREIARAIFRTMPS comes from the coding sequence ATGAGTGAGGAAAAAGGGATCGGAGCGGTCATCGTCGCCGGGGGTACCGGTTCCCGAATGGGGGGAGAGGAAGAAAAACTCTTCATCGATCTGGGCGGCATCCCCATTCTGGCTTTGACGCTGCGTTCTTTTCAGAAATGCCCGGAAATCGAACGGATCGTTCTGGCGGTCAGTTCCCGGGTCGCCGCGGGATTGGAGGAAAAGATTTTTTCGATCGTGGGGCGCCGCAAGATTTCGGCCGTGGTGCCGGGAGGGCCCCGTCGCCAGGATTCCGTACTCAACGGCCTCGGCGCTTTCGCGCCGCCGCCGGCGTCGGTGCTGGTCCACGACGGCGACCGCCCGTTCGTTTCCCCGGAGCTGATCGGAACGGTGAGCCGCCGCGCTCGAAAAGAGCCGGTTATTCTCGCTCTCCGCGCCCGGGATACGATCAAGCTTTCCGACGGCCGGCGGATCGAACGCACGCTCGACCGGGACCGCATCTGGCAGGCGCAGACGCCCCAGGGTTTTCCTTTCGGACCGTTTTACCGGGCCCATCTCCGGGCCCGGGCCGAAGGATGGGAAGTCACCGACGATGCCTCGATCATGGAAAAAGCGGGTTTCGAAGTCGGCATCGTCGAAGGGACTCCCGAAAACATCAAGATAACCGCTCCGTGCGATCGAGAAATCGCGCGGGCCATATTCAGGACGATGCCGTCATGA
- the ispF gene encoding 2-C-methyl-D-erythritol 2,4-cyclodiphosphate synthase, translating to MRTGIGYDIHRLVPGRDLMLGGVKVEHRLGLEGHSDADVLVHAICDALLGAAGAGDIGRHFPDTDERYRGISSLVLLHEVVRLVGEKGFDIANIDATVVLERPRLASIIPLMVETLARATGVAADRINVKATTNEKLGPIGREEGIAALAVVSVSERGTR from the coding sequence ATGAGAACGGGAATCGGATACGATATCCATCGGCTGGTCCCGGGAAGAGATCTGATGCTGGGCGGGGTGAAGGTGGAGCACCGTTTGGGGTTGGAAGGCCATTCGGACGCGGACGTGCTGGTTCACGCGATTTGCGACGCTCTTCTGGGGGCGGCCGGAGCGGGGGACATCGGGCGGCATTTCCCCGACACCGACGAACGCTATCGCGGCATATCCAGCCTGGTTCTTTTACATGAAGTCGTCCGGTTGGTCGGGGAGAAAGGCTTCGACATCGCCAACATCGACGCCACCGTCGTTCTCGAACGACCCCGCCTGGCTTCCATCATCCCCCTCATGGTGGAGACGCTGGCCCGCGCCACCGGCGTAGCCGCCGATCGGATCAACGTTAAGGCCACTACCAACGAAAAACTGGGTCCCATCGGGCGCGAGGAGGGAATCGCCGCCCTGGCCGTGGTTTCGGTGAGCGAACGGGGAACCCGATGA
- the cysS gene encoding cysteine--tRNA ligase: protein MGLKIYNTAARAKEEFAPLEPGRVRMYVCGVTVYDYCHLGHGRCYTAFDLIHRYLKYLGYDVLYIQNITDVDDKLIRKAALEPGGGEVKAKVAALAERYTRAFFEDMDRLNILRASEYPRATEHIGEMQGIIAALLEKGYAYRRGANVWFEIGRFDRYGELSRRNLDDLRAGARVEIEEEKKSPLDFALWKASGPGEPSWPSPWGDGRPGWHIECSAMSTRYLGMPFDIHGGGQDLIFPHHENEKAQSEAAAGGALARYWIHNGFVTINREKMSKSLGNVFNLRDLFARYDPRAIRYFFLSQHYRSPVDFSEDGLKEAVAALRRLDDAYGQAAADLEGASPDPEVLAAFETAMNDDFNSAAALAEAHRVVNEFHQGNRDSSRMAALAVIASTLGIELKNPHHRLDAEAPSGPVDVEELLGRESLDEPDILALAGARKRLRENRQWAEADRIRDRFRELGIEVRDNPDGTTAVIYY from the coding sequence ATGGGTCTGAAGATCTACAACACCGCCGCCCGGGCCAAGGAGGAATTTGCGCCCCTGGAACCGGGTCGCGTCAGGATGTACGTCTGCGGAGTCACCGTGTACGACTACTGCCACCTCGGCCACGGCCGCTGTTACACCGCTTTCGATCTCATCCACCGTTACTTGAAGTACCTGGGATACGACGTTCTCTATATTCAGAACATCACCGACGTCGACGACAAGCTGATCAGGAAAGCCGCCCTCGAACCCGGGGGAGGGGAGGTAAAAGCCAAGGTCGCCGCGTTGGCCGAACGCTATACCCGGGCTTTTTTCGAGGACATGGACCGCCTCAACATCCTCCGGGCGAGCGAATACCCCCGGGCGACCGAGCATATCGGGGAGATGCAGGGGATCATCGCCGCCCTTCTGGAAAAGGGGTATGCCTACCGCCGGGGAGCCAACGTCTGGTTCGAGATCGGCCGTTTCGACCGTTACGGCGAACTTTCGCGCCGGAACCTCGACGACCTGCGGGCGGGCGCCCGGGTCGAGATCGAGGAAGAAAAGAAGTCGCCGCTCGATTTCGCCCTCTGGAAAGCTTCGGGGCCGGGAGAACCCTCGTGGCCCAGCCCCTGGGGCGACGGCCGACCCGGTTGGCATATCGAATGCAGCGCCATGAGCACCCGCTATCTGGGGATGCCCTTCGATATTCACGGAGGGGGTCAGGATCTGATCTTCCCCCACCATGAGAACGAGAAAGCCCAGTCCGAGGCCGCCGCCGGCGGCGCGCTGGCGCGCTACTGGATCCATAACGGGTTCGTGACCATCAACCGGGAAAAAATGTCGAAGTCCCTGGGAAACGTCTTCAATCTCCGCGATCTTTTCGCCCGCTACGATCCCCGGGCCATCCGGTACTTTTTCCTGAGCCAGCATTACCGCAGTCCCGTCGACTTCAGCGAAGACGGTCTCAAGGAAGCGGTCGCGGCGCTCCGCCGCCTGGACGACGCTTACGGCCAGGCTGCCGCCGACCTGGAAGGCGCTTCCCCGGATCCGGAAGTATTGGCCGCTTTCGAAACGGCCATGAACGACGATTTCAATTCCGCCGCGGCCCTGGCCGAAGCCCACCGGGTGGTGAACGAATTCCACCAGGGCAACCGCGACTCCTCGCGGATGGCCGCTTTGGCGGTCATCGCCTCGACGCTCGGCATCGAATTGAAAAATCCCCACCACCGACTGGACGCCGAAGCTCCCTCCGGGCCGGTGGACGTCGAAGAACTTCTGGGCCGCGAGAGCCTGGACGAGCCCGACATCCTGGCCCTGGCGGGAGCCAGAAAGCGGTTGCGCGAAAACAGGCAGTGGGCGGAGGCGGACAGGATACGGGACCGTTTCAGGGAATTGGGAATAGAAGTCAGAGACAACCCCGACGGAACCACCGCCGTCATTTACTATTGA
- the tmk gene encoding dTMP kinase, whose translation MKGTFITFEGGEGSGKSTQARLLVEHLKGQGYDTEATREPGGTPIGDAIRAILLDPRLSEMGHVTELLLLAASRAQNVFQRIRPAIERGAIVVCDRFTDSTLAYQGYGRKFDIALLDSLNRIATGGVWPDLTVLLDIDPEIGLRRARELEKAEAAAGEGDRFEREAFEFHHRLREGFLTQARKYPSRFRIIPVKDTIEETRRDVIAAVDQYLAGRPREN comes from the coding sequence ATGAAAGGGACTTTTATTACCTTCGAGGGAGGAGAGGGAAGCGGCAAAAGCACCCAGGCCCGGCTTCTGGTCGAGCACCTCAAGGGGCAAGGCTACGATACCGAAGCCACCCGAGAACCGGGGGGGACCCCGATCGGAGACGCCATCCGGGCCATTCTTCTCGATCCGCGGCTTTCGGAAATGGGGCACGTCACCGAGTTGCTGCTTCTGGCCGCCAGCCGGGCGCAGAACGTTTTCCAGCGAATTCGGCCGGCCATCGAGCGAGGAGCGATCGTCGTCTGCGACCGGTTTACCGACAGCACCCTCGCCTATCAGGGCTACGGGCGCAAGTTCGACATCGCCCTTCTCGATTCCCTCAACCGGATAGCCACCGGGGGGGTCTGGCCCGATCTCACCGTCCTCCTCGATATCGATCCGGAAATCGGCCTGCGCCGCGCCCGGGAACTGGAGAAAGCGGAAGCGGCCGCCGGGGAAGGAGATCGGTTCGAACGGGAAGCGTTCGAATTCCACCACCGTTTGCGCGAGGGCTTTCTGACCCAGGCTCGGAAGTACCCGAGCCGCTTCCGGATCATCCCCGTTAAAGACACCATCGAAGAAACCCGCCGCGACGTGATCGCGGCGGTGGACCAGTACCTGGCCGGGCGCCCCCGCGAGAACTGA
- the holB gene encoding DNA polymerase III subunit delta', whose amino-acid sequence MSWCGIEGQDRAVSFLLRTAEASRLAHAYLFQGPPGVGKAMTAAALARYLVCSAEGERPCGVCRQCREALEGNHPDIVTLVPRGKSRQIAIEQIRSLLQAARLNARQGDWKVFIVDEAETMGMEAANALLKTLEEPQPGTVLILVTSRPDLLPPTIVSRCQPVNFKPWSRDRLAELVSTLLPGEDPEHLSRLAAGSPGRVVAMAESGFLPVRTRVLEVVEANWRSKGAQAEAAAREVLDLLAVAEKAAARGLDNRRRQDLEPYQMKEEEKKDQAAAAAARAEFLRMVLEIVLRWYWDLYLFQNLGEEGILTNRDRLEPLRAMARMEPGSLIRAAALLEEAGEGLFRRNTSPELVLAGLFSRLGALVSPAGGQES is encoded by the coding sequence ATGTCCTGGTGCGGGATAGAGGGGCAGGATCGAGCCGTTTCGTTTCTTCTGCGCACGGCTGAGGCTTCCCGGTTGGCCCACGCGTATCTTTTTCAAGGCCCCCCCGGGGTCGGCAAAGCGATGACCGCCGCCGCCCTGGCCCGGTATCTGGTCTGTAGCGCCGAAGGCGAGCGCCCCTGCGGGGTTTGCCGGCAATGCCGGGAAGCCCTGGAGGGGAACCACCCCGACATAGTCACCCTGGTCCCCCGCGGGAAATCCCGCCAGATCGCCATCGAGCAGATCCGGTCGCTTCTCCAGGCGGCGCGTCTGAACGCCCGCCAGGGGGACTGGAAGGTCTTCATCGTCGATGAAGCCGAAACCATGGGGATGGAGGCCGCCAACGCGTTGCTCAAGACCCTGGAAGAACCGCAGCCGGGCACGGTCCTGATCCTGGTTACCTCGCGTCCGGACCTGCTCCCCCCGACCATCGTCTCCCGATGCCAACCGGTGAACTTCAAGCCGTGGTCCCGGGACCGTCTGGCCGAGTTGGTTTCGACGCTGCTGCCGGGGGAGGATCCGGAGCATCTTTCCCGGTTGGCCGCCGGCAGCCCGGGACGGGTCGTGGCCATGGCCGAAAGCGGTTTTCTGCCGGTCCGGACCCGGGTTCTGGAGGTGGTGGAGGCGAACTGGCGCTCGAAGGGCGCGCAGGCCGAGGCCGCGGCTCGGGAAGTCCTCGATCTCCTGGCCGTTGCGGAGAAGGCCGCGGCCCGCGGTTTGGATAATCGCCGTCGCCAGGACTTGGAACCCTATCAGATGAAGGAAGAGGAGAAGAAAGATCAGGCGGCGGCCGCCGCCGCCCGGGCCGAGTTTTTGCGGATGGTTTTGGAGATCGTGCTCAGATGGTACTGGGATCTGTATCTCTTCCAGAATCTCGGTGAAGAGGGTATACTCACCAACCGTGACCGCCTGGAACCGCTGCGGGCGATGGCGCGGATGGAACCGGGGAGCCTGATCCGGGCGGCCGCGCTTCTGGAAGAAGCCGGGGAGGGGCTCTTTCGGCGAAACACCTCGCCGGAGTTGGTCTTGGCCGGTCTTTTTTCCCGCCTGGGAGCCTTGGTGTCTCCGGCGGGGGGACAGGAATCATGA
- a CDS encoding stage 0 sporulation family protein, with the protein MTEQVVYIRKREFGRVQPCDPGDHSVLPGEYWVVEGERGMDFGQVVKRPGHTSSGREGLKKLIRKLSPDDLRQIEQNEADARETFRVCQEKIQEKALEMKLVRVEYSFDRSRLLFYFTADGRIDFRELVKELAGIFKTRIELRQIGVRDEARMMGGIGPCGRELCCRSFLSEFEPINIRMAKTQRLPLDPDKISGVCGRLFCCLRYEEGFYRSCRKVFPKEGTVVKTRQGEGKIVDFNCIRGTVTVETDDGRKFSVPREELSDTE; encoded by the coding sequence ATGACGGAACAAGTCGTTTACATCAGGAAACGGGAATTCGGACGGGTACAACCCTGCGATCCGGGAGACCATTCCGTGCTCCCGGGCGAATACTGGGTGGTCGAGGGCGAACGGGGGATGGATTTCGGTCAGGTAGTCAAACGCCCCGGACATACTTCTTCCGGCAGAGAGGGGTTGAAGAAGCTGATTCGAAAGCTTTCCCCGGACGACCTGCGCCAGATCGAGCAGAACGAGGCCGACGCTCGGGAAACGTTTCGAGTCTGTCAGGAAAAGATCCAGGAAAAAGCCCTGGAGATGAAGCTGGTCCGGGTGGAGTACTCCTTCGACCGCAGCCGGTTGCTCTTCTATTTCACGGCCGACGGGCGCATCGATTTCCGCGAACTGGTCAAGGAACTGGCGGGGATTTTCAAAACCCGGATAGAACTGCGCCAGATCGGAGTTCGTGACGAAGCCCGGATGATGGGGGGGATCGGGCCCTGCGGGAGGGAGCTGTGCTGCCGCAGCTTTCTTTCCGAGTTCGAACCGATCAATATCCGCATGGCCAAAACCCAGCGGCTGCCGCTGGACCCGGACAAGATATCGGGTGTCTGCGGGCGCCTTTTCTGCTGCCTCCGGTACGAAGAGGGGTTCTACCGGTCCTGTCGGAAGGTTTTTCCCAAGGAAGGAACGGTCGTCAAGACCCGCCAGGGGGAGGGGAAAATCGTGGATTTCAACTGTATTCGGGGAACGGTCACGGTCGAGACTGACGACGGCCGCAAATTTTCCGTCCCCCGCGAGGAGCTTTCCGATACCGAATAG
- the metG gene encoding methionine--tRNA ligase: MSENYYITTPIYYVNDRPHIGHAYTTIAADVLARLKRAGGDSVFFLTGTDEHGIKICKSAAARGVAPETLADEVVVHFQDLWKELEITNDDFIRTSQVRHVGRVRELIARLEAKGDIYRGEYEGWYDEGQEEFVTENTASASGYLSEVSGKPLTRYREVGYFFRLTRWIPPLIEHIEAHPDFIQPVSRRNEVLSKLRQGVDDLCISRPAEKLMNWGVPMPGDTTHSVYVWVDALCNYLTALGYPDLGDGEPDRYSRFWPADVHLLGKDILWFHGVYWPGILMALGVPLPRKIYAHGWWMSEGRKMSKTLGNFVSGETIRELCREYSVDVFRYYLLRAVPFGQDGNFSREALFHLYNAELANGIGNLVSRTVNMIGRYCEGRIPTALPGGEAEAPVLAAAARLAASVPALAETLGFQDYLARIVDLERETNRYIEVTEPFKLAKDPAEMPRVKEILRTCAEAVRLILVHLEPVMPVKAAAGLAMLGLDSDSELGRRVEWGNLSPGTAVRKGAALFPRKAALPGAAP, encoded by the coding sequence ATGTCCGAAAATTACTACATCACCACCCCGATCTACTACGTCAACGACCGACCTCATATCGGGCACGCCTATACCACCATCGCCGCCGACGTGCTCGCCCGCTTGAAGCGGGCCGGCGGAGACTCCGTTTTTTTCCTGACCGGGACCGACGAACACGGGATCAAGATCTGCAAGTCGGCGGCGGCCCGGGGGGTCGCCCCGGAGACCTTGGCCGACGAGGTCGTGGTTCACTTTCAGGACCTCTGGAAGGAACTGGAAATCACCAACGACGATTTTATCCGGACCAGTCAGGTTCGACACGTGGGTCGCGTTCGGGAGTTGATCGCCCGTCTGGAAGCGAAAGGCGACATCTATCGTGGGGAGTACGAGGGCTGGTACGACGAAGGGCAGGAAGAGTTCGTCACCGAAAACACCGCCTCCGCCTCCGGGTATCTGAGCGAAGTCAGCGGGAAACCCCTCACCCGTTACCGTGAGGTCGGGTACTTTTTCAGACTGACGCGCTGGATACCTCCTTTGATCGAACATATCGAAGCCCACCCCGATTTCATTCAACCGGTGTCGCGCCGCAACGAGGTCCTGAGCAAGCTTCGGCAGGGGGTCGACGATCTCTGCATTTCCCGTCCGGCGGAGAAACTGATGAACTGGGGGGTGCCGATGCCCGGCGATACCACCCACAGCGTGTATGTCTGGGTCGATGCGCTCTGCAATTATCTTACCGCCTTGGGATACCCCGACCTGGGCGACGGCGAACCCGACCGCTATTCGCGGTTCTGGCCCGCGGACGTACACCTTCTGGGCAAGGACATACTCTGGTTCCACGGGGTTTATTGGCCCGGTATCCTCATGGCCCTGGGAGTGCCGCTGCCCCGGAAAATCTACGCCCATGGGTGGTGGATGTCGGAAGGGAGAAAGATGTCGAAGACCCTCGGCAACTTCGTCTCCGGCGAGACCATCCGCGAGCTTTGCCGCGAATATTCGGTCGATGTCTTCAGGTATTATCTTTTGCGCGCCGTTCCCTTCGGGCAAGACGGAAATTTTTCCCGGGAAGCGCTCTTCCACCTCTATAATGCCGAGCTTGCCAACGGGATCGGAAACCTGGTGAGCAGAACCGTGAATATGATCGGCCGTTACTGCGAAGGGCGTATTCCGACCGCGCTGCCGGGGGGGGAGGCCGAAGCCCCGGTCCTCGCCGCCGCCGCCCGGTTGGCGGCGTCCGTCCCCGCCCTGGCGGAGACGCTGGGTTTTCAGGACTACCTGGCCCGCATCGTCGATCTGGAACGGGAAACGAACCGGTATATCGAGGTTACGGAGCCCTTCAAGCTGGCCAAGGACCCGGCGGAAATGCCCAGGGTTAAAGAAATACTGAGAACCTGCGCCGAAGCCGTCCGGCTGATTCTCGTTCACCTGGAACCGGTGATGCCGGTGAAAGCCGCCGCCGGATTGGCCATGCTGGGACTGGACTCCGATTCCGAGCTCGGGCGGCGCGTCGAGTGGGGCAACCTGTCCCCCGGCACCGCCGTGAGAAAAGGAGCGGCGCTTTTCCCCCGAAAAGCGGCGCTCCCGGGAGCGGCCCCGTGA
- a CDS encoding GDP-mannose 4,6-dehydratase encodes MKILLTGAAGFIGSHLAEALLASGLRVVGLDNFNDYYDPALKRRNLTGALQNPAFTLKEGDIRDGALLEALFSRENFEAVIHLAARAGVRPSLSNPLLYEQVNVEGTIRLLEAARLHGCRKFLFASSSSVYGENPRMPWSESDPDLRPISQYGATKLIGEHFCRVFHQAYGFPVTAYRFFTVYGPRQRPDMAIHKFTRLIWEGTPIPFYGDGSSLRDYTYIDDIVAGLLAGLEADIPFDVFNLGGGHSITLAQLVENLGRRLDRPVLLDRQPAQTGDVPATLADISRAGRLLGYAPVTSLETGLDRFIEYFLAERGRG; translated from the coding sequence GTGAAAATCCTGCTCACCGGCGCCGCCGGATTTATCGGATCCCACCTGGCCGAGGCGCTTTTGGCCTCGGGGTTGCGGGTAGTGGGGCTGGATAATTTCAACGATTACTACGACCCGGCGCTCAAACGCAGAAATCTGACCGGAGCGCTCCAAAATCCGGCATTCACGCTGAAGGAAGGCGATATCAGGGACGGAGCTCTGCTCGAAGCGCTGTTCTCCCGGGAAAATTTCGAGGCCGTTATCCACCTGGCCGCCCGCGCCGGAGTGCGCCCCTCGCTCTCGAATCCGCTCCTGTACGAACAGGTCAACGTCGAAGGCACCATCCGCTTGTTGGAAGCCGCACGTCTCCACGGCTGTCGCAAGTTCCTGTTCGCGTCTTCTTCGTCGGTTTACGGAGAAAACCCGCGCATGCCCTGGAGCGAATCCGATCCCGACCTGCGGCCCATCTCCCAGTACGGGGCCACCAAGCTCATCGGCGAACATTTCTGCCGCGTTTTCCATCAGGCGTACGGTTTTCCGGTCACTGCGTATCGCTTCTTCACCGTTTACGGTCCCCGCCAACGCCCGGATATGGCCATACATAAATTCACCCGCCTGATCTGGGAGGGAACGCCGATCCCGTTTTACGGGGACGGCAGCTCCCTGCGCGATTACACCTACATCGACGATATCGTCGCCGGCCTTCTGGCCGGGTTGGAGGCGGATATCCCCTTCGACGTGTTCAATCTGGGCGGAGGTCATTCGATCACCCTGGCTCAGCTCGTCGAGAACCTCGGTCGCCGCCTGGATCGCCCGGTGCTGCTGGACCGACAGCCGGCGCAAACGGGCGACGTTCCCGCCACCCTGGCCGATATTTCCCGGGCCGGGCGGCTTCTGGGGTATGCTCCCGTCACTTCCCTGGAAACCGGCCTCGATCGTTTCATCGAGTATTTTCTGGCCGAGAGGGGCCGAGGATGA